One Lucilia cuprina isolate Lc7/37 chromosome 4, ASM2204524v1, whole genome shotgun sequence DNA segment encodes these proteins:
- the LOC124419203 gene encoding glycosyltransferase-like protein gnt13 yields the protein MTEENQKPSVRIDPLKYLNQIPEFSGDYRDLQTFINLIDMVYPILTVYDEPSQLLFSDIIKSRLTGKAREVIEINCQVQSWTDIKTVLHNNFGDRCGLEELFDKLKGTTFKTNSVEFYNEIKQRLRSLNNKTIMTIGSGPAANECARNNMKTALNVFKEKIPEPMRTILTCRNPQTLEVAMEILFQAGYAYVTSTNEIFPSYGKPPNKIGHKNRQTYRQVGNNNSNNTKTFNNRNTQPHFSYNQPNPRNHYRNDIQNISNNWERRDYRNSNHNGQNQQQNNWNPFRQQDRQNIQRDNYFPRPEPMDVNNIETHQLIAIILKVKIFDFLPQEIPYIKVETKLGHLKLIIDTESSPYPYKNIATPNKY from the exons atgacagaagaaaatcaaaaaccttCAGTTAGGATTGacccattaaaatatttaaaccaaattCCGGAATTTAGCGGAGATTATCGTGATTTACAAACCTTTATTAACTTGATAGATATGGTCTATCCCATACTTACTGTTTACGACGAACCTTCACAATTACTATTCTCAGATATAATTAAAAGCAGACTTACTGGAAAGGCAAGAGAAGTTATAGAGATCAATTGCCAAGTACAATCATGGACAGATATAAAGACTGTACTACATAATAATTTCGGGGACAGATGTGGACTTGAGGAACTGTTCGATAAACTAAAAGGTACAACCTTCAAAACTAAcagtgtagaattttataatgaaataaagcaAAGACTTAGAAgtcttaacaataaaacaattatgacAATCGGTTCCGGACCAGCGGCAAATGAATGTGCCagaaataacatgaaaactgccTTAAATGTGTTTAAGGAAAAGATTCCCGAACCTATGCGTACAATTCTAACATGTAGGAACCCCCAGACCCTTGAAGTAGCAATGGAAATACTATTCCAAGCTGGCTATGCGTACGTCACATCAACAAACGAAATATTTCCCAGCTATGGAAAACCACCGAACAAAataggacataaaaatcgacaAACATACCGACAAGTTGGTAACAACAATTCTAATAATACAAAGACTTTTAACAATCGAAACACGCAAccacatttttcatataatcaACCAAACCCTCGAAATCACTATCGGAATGACATTCAAAATATCTCAAATAATTGGGAAAGAAGAGACTATCGGAACTCTAATCATAACggacaaaatcaacaacaaaataactggAATCCTTTCAGACAACAGGACAGACAAAATATACAACGTGACAACTATTTCCCTAGACCTGAACCCATGGACGTAAATAACATTGAGACACACCAATTAATCGCAATCATCCTCAAggtgaaaattttcgattttctgCCTCAAGAAATACCATACATAAAAGTGGAAACTAAATTGGGACACCTCAAACTAATTATAGATACAG AAAGTTCACCCTATCCCTATAAAAACATTGCAAcaccaaataaatattaa